A window of the Halopseudomonas phragmitis genome harbors these coding sequences:
- a CDS encoding nuclear transport factor 2 family protein has translation MQRLIRLEDLEAIRTLKHRYLNACDQKDIDAIRDCFAAGEIWIDFGPVGTFSNRDDFIEVYRHMACRPQVVDLHHGANPEITLDGDEWAQARWALYYFNLDADTGLTRQLGGVYLDRYRKTSEGWRIVESVCRLHSVVNGRHLGEHNVE, from the coding sequence TTGCAACGACTGATTCGCCTCGAAGACCTTGAGGCCATTCGTACACTGAAACATCGCTACCTCAACGCCTGTGACCAGAAAGACATCGATGCGATTCGTGACTGTTTCGCCGCCGGGGAAATCTGGATCGACTTCGGCCCGGTTGGCACTTTCAGCAACCGCGATGACTTTATCGAGGTCTACCGGCATATGGCTTGTCGTCCTCAGGTGGTTGACCTGCACCATGGAGCCAACCCGGAAATCACTCTGGATGGTGATGAGTGGGCTCAGGCGCGTTGGGCGTTGTATTACTTCAACCTGGATGCAGATACCGGGCTGACGCGTCAGCTTGGAGGCGTATATCTGGATCGCTATCGAAAAACCAGCGAAGGCTGGCGTATCGTCGAGAGCGTTTGCCGTCTGCACTCGGTGGTTAATGGTCGTCATTTGGGAGAGCACAATGTCGAATAA
- a CDS encoding SDR family NAD(P)-dependent oxidoreductase, whose translation MSAQVAVLRIGCKRSGKQAMNDNNSPRVALVTGASRGVGCGIARALGAKGMTVYLSGRTWDGNGTDVVNGQPLSGNLRQAAADVCAAGGQAIPVLCDHADDVQVAALFKRIELEQGRLDLLVNNATFLPAQLIEPGPFWDKPLDMAGMLDVGLRSAYVASCLAMPLLLRSRQGLIAFISSYGANCYMHGPAYGAQKAGCDKMAADMAVDLETTAVSAVSLWLGLQKTERSALAGASVGAEYAAFLDRAETPEFTGNLIHALLNDPDLKQLSGQALIVAEQALTYGLQDLDGRQPASLRNQLGGPRGVNPARVG comes from the coding sequence ATGTCGGCGCAGGTTGCTGTTCTCAGAATCGGGTGCAAGCGATCAGGGAAACAAGCCATGAACGATAACAATTCACCACGAGTCGCTCTTGTGACCGGGGCCAGCCGGGGCGTTGGCTGCGGCATAGCCCGGGCTCTTGGTGCAAAAGGGATGACGGTATACCTAAGCGGTCGTACCTGGGATGGTAATGGCACAGACGTAGTCAACGGCCAGCCGTTGTCAGGTAACTTGCGCCAGGCAGCGGCGGACGTCTGTGCCGCTGGCGGCCAAGCGATACCGGTACTGTGTGATCATGCCGATGATGTGCAGGTCGCTGCGCTATTCAAGCGCATAGAGCTGGAGCAGGGGCGGCTTGATCTGTTGGTCAATAACGCGACTTTTCTCCCTGCACAGCTAATCGAACCAGGCCCGTTCTGGGACAAGCCACTGGATATGGCCGGTATGCTCGATGTCGGGTTGCGCTCGGCCTATGTCGCCAGCTGTTTGGCTATGCCGTTGCTGCTGCGTAGCAGGCAGGGTTTGATCGCATTTATTTCCAGCTATGGCGCCAACTGTTACATGCATGGCCCGGCTTACGGCGCACAGAAAGCGGGCTGTGACAAGATGGCAGCCGATATGGCGGTGGACCTGGAAACGACGGCGGTATCGGCTGTATCGCTCTGGCTGGGACTGCAGAAAACAGAGCGCAGTGCGTTAGCCGGCGCTAGTGTGGGTGCCGAGTACGCCGCATTTTTGGATCGGGCCGAGACGCCGGAATTCACCGGTAATCTGATTCATGCCCTGCTGAACGATCCAGATCTCAAGCAACTTAGCGGTCAGGCCCTGATTGTTGCCGAGCAGGCACTGACCTACGGCTTGCAAGATCTTGATGGGCGTCAGCCAGCGTCGTTACGCAACCAGCTGGGTGGTCCGCGTGGCGTGAATCCGGCCAGGGTGGGCTGA
- a CDS encoding acyl-CoA dehydrogenase family protein, giving the protein MYVDLTAEQRELRLKVRDYFNGLMTDELRQELRGAEGSETSHRLVRQMGKDGWLAVGWPKAYGGQGYGPTEQLIFFEEANIAGAPLPFVTISTVGPALMSYGTDEQKEAFLPGIAAGEIHFAIGYSEPGAGSDLATLKTTARVEDEHFVVNGNKLWTSGAHSADYVWLAARTNPQEPRHKGISILIVDCRSEGFSHTLIPTCSNPTAATYYDNVVVPKNRLVGELHKGWQLVTAQLNHERLGLGSWSDRVVGMFRKVYLWAKEPDESGRRAMDQGWVRQLLAECYARIDAMRLINFRIAADLEQGKMDVALASVTKVYGSESVVDILRKLTEVVGANGLVRDGSTAAFLMGELEYDVRACVTLTFGGGTNEIQRELIAQFGLGMPRSR; this is encoded by the coding sequence ATGTACGTTGATCTGACAGCGGAACAACGGGAACTGCGCCTGAAAGTGCGCGACTACTTCAATGGCCTGATGACTGATGAGCTGCGCCAGGAGTTGCGCGGTGCCGAGGGGAGTGAGACCTCGCACCGGCTGGTACGGCAGATGGGCAAGGATGGCTGGCTTGCGGTTGGCTGGCCTAAGGCCTATGGCGGGCAGGGTTATGGGCCGACCGAACAACTGATCTTTTTCGAGGAAGCCAATATCGCAGGGGCTCCATTGCCGTTCGTAACTATTAGTACGGTTGGTCCAGCGTTGATGAGTTATGGCACCGACGAGCAGAAGGAGGCTTTCTTGCCGGGTATCGCCGCAGGTGAAATCCATTTCGCCATCGGCTATTCCGAGCCTGGAGCTGGTTCGGACCTGGCTACCCTGAAAACCACGGCTCGGGTTGAAGATGAGCATTTTGTGGTTAATGGCAACAAGCTGTGGACGTCCGGCGCGCACTCAGCGGACTATGTTTGGCTGGCAGCCCGAACCAATCCGCAGGAGCCTAGGCACAAGGGGATCTCGATCCTGATCGTCGACTGCCGTAGCGAGGGGTTCTCGCATACCCTGATCCCGACCTGCAGTAATCCAACGGCTGCGACCTATTATGACAACGTTGTCGTTCCGAAAAACCGGCTGGTGGGTGAGCTGCACAAAGGCTGGCAACTGGTCACCGCGCAGCTTAATCATGAGCGTTTGGGGCTGGGTTCCTGGTCTGATCGCGTGGTCGGCATGTTCCGCAAGGTTTACCTGTGGGCCAAGGAGCCTGATGAGTCAGGGCGTCGTGCGATGGATCAGGGCTGGGTTCGCCAGCTTTTGGCTGAGTGTTATGCCCGGATTGATGCCATGCGGCTGATCAACTTCCGGATTGCTGCCGATCTGGAACAAGGCAAGATGGATGTGGCACTGGCATCGGTGACCAAGGTCTATGGTTCAGAGTCTGTAGTGGATATTCTGCGCAAATTGACTGAGGTGGTTGGTGCTAATGGTCTGGTGCGTGACGGCAGTACGGCAGCCTTTTTGATGGGCGAGCTGGAGTACGATGTACGGGCGTGCGTAACCTTGACCTTTGGCGGAGGGACCAATGAAATCCAGCGCGAGTTGATCGCTCAGTTCGGGTTGGGTATGCCTCGTTCCCGCTGA
- a CDS encoding lipid-transfer protein, producing the protein MSDALLSGKAAIVGLGATEFSKNSGRTELRLAMEATLAALADAGIDPKDVDGFSSYSVDKVPEYEIARLLGCNNVRFFSQVPHGGGAACGPVMHAAMAVATGVAKTVVVYRAMNERSWYRFGTGSYGFGATPIFDNVNYGWYMPHGFHTPAAWVGMFAQRYMHTYGATSEDFGRVAVAARDFAATNPAAFFFQKPITLEEHQESRWICEPLHLLDCCQESDGAVAMVITSVERARDLRQKPVIIKGASQGIADGQQSMTSFYREDITGLPEMGVVAKEVYRQSGLGPDAIQTAVIYDHFTPFVLPQLEEFGFAERGEAKEFIRAGQHARGGRLPINTHGGQLGEAYIHGMNGIAEGVRQVRGSSVNQVDKVENVLVTAGTGVPTSGLILGIA; encoded by the coding sequence ATGAGTGATGCATTGCTTTCCGGCAAGGCAGCCATTGTGGGCCTGGGTGCCACCGAGTTTTCCAAGAATTCCGGGCGCACCGAGCTGCGACTGGCAATGGAGGCTACCCTGGCAGCATTAGCGGATGCTGGTATCGACCCTAAGGATGTTGATGGTTTCAGCTCCTATTCGGTCGACAAGGTCCCTGAGTATGAGATTGCACGTCTGCTGGGCTGCAACAATGTACGGTTTTTCTCTCAGGTCCCCCATGGTGGGGGGGCCGCCTGCGGTCCGGTGATGCATGCAGCGATGGCGGTAGCCACCGGCGTTGCGAAAACCGTAGTGGTTTACCGGGCCATGAATGAGCGTTCCTGGTATCGCTTCGGTACCGGCAGCTATGGCTTTGGCGCCACGCCGATCTTCGATAATGTCAATTATGGCTGGTACATGCCGCATGGCTTTCATACTCCGGCGGCCTGGGTGGGTATGTTTGCCCAGCGCTATATGCATACCTACGGTGCGACTTCTGAAGACTTTGGTCGGGTAGCAGTGGCTGCACGCGACTTTGCTGCGACCAATCCGGCAGCGTTCTTCTTCCAGAAGCCGATTACCCTTGAGGAGCACCAAGAGTCACGCTGGATATGCGAACCCCTGCATTTGCTGGACTGCTGCCAAGAATCCGATGGTGCTGTAGCCATGGTTATCACCTCGGTTGAGCGTGCACGGGATCTGCGGCAGAAGCCGGTGATCATCAAAGGCGCGTCGCAGGGAATTGCCGACGGGCAGCAGAGCATGACGTCTTTCTATCGCGAAGATATTACCGGCTTGCCGGAAATGGGTGTGGTTGCCAAGGAGGTGTATCGCCAGTCTGGTCTGGGGCCTGATGCCATTCAGACAGCGGTTATCTATGACCACTTCACGCCCTTTGTCTTGCCGCAGTTGGAGGAGTTCGGGTTTGCCGAGCGTGGTGAGGCCAAGGAGTTCATTCGAGCCGGTCAGCATGCCCGTGGCGGTCGTTTGCCGATCAATACCCATGGTGGTCAGTTAGGTGAGGCCTACATCCATGGTATGAACGGTATTGCCGAAGGAGTGCGTCAGGTACGGGGTAGTTCGGTCAACCAGGTGGACAAGGTTGAAAACGTGCTGGTTACCGCTGGGACCGGGGTGCCGACTAGTGGCCTGATTTTGGGTATTGCCTGA
- a CDS encoding MaoC family dehydratase: MTSMKTRAFADTRLGEQLPELAIPVTVTLINGGAIATRDYFAGHHDADAARELGSPHIFMNILTTTALVQRFVEGWAGPQATFKDIQIKLGVPNYPGDTMTFFGEVTERDEASNTLVVSLKGKNSMGNHATGKVTVVLPA; encoded by the coding sequence ATGACCTCGATGAAAACCAGAGCCTTTGCTGATACACGCCTGGGCGAGCAGTTGCCCGAGCTGGCGATTCCGGTCACCGTTACCCTTATCAATGGTGGTGCGATTGCCACGCGTGACTATTTTGCCGGCCACCATGATGCCGACGCGGCACGTGAACTGGGCTCGCCACACATCTTTATGAACATTCTCACCACCACGGCGCTGGTGCAGCGGTTTGTCGAAGGCTGGGCTGGCCCGCAGGCGACGTTCAAGGACATCCAGATCAAGCTGGGTGTGCCGAACTATCCGGGCGACACCATGACCTTTTTCGGCGAGGTCACCGAGCGGGACGAGGCCAGTAATACGCTGGTAGTCAGTCTCAAGGGCAAGAATTCCATGGGTAATCACGCGACCGGCAAGGTCACAGTGGTTCTGCCCGCGTAA
- a CDS encoding acyl-CoA dehydrogenase family protein, with protein MDFSLTDDQRAIAEMAESVFRDYCTDERMREFDLDAQPFMQPLWQTCIETGLHALTIPEAFGGSGMGITDLYCVLKAQGAGLGQVPLWQHQLAASCVARFAGDAMADLVQQAATGELLMSFSLNGLAASHGIGLQLEQSDGHLLLQGSVGAVDVAAQAQRLLVLAESEEGVHLVLLDPRSDGVELVEGTYNHGLAVADVHCHQVVLSGDQILPVQAVAWLEQRAIAATAALQLGVSEEQVRRTVEYVNQRVQFDRPIATFQAVQVSMADAHIAIEALRSALFQLCYRLDNSLASDSEALATRYLCTEMAHLVGHKAQHVHGGIGVDLTYPIHRFLYWSRYLSQVLGGSAASLERLGDWLANNDKLGWKYDLDENQSLC; from the coding sequence ATGGATTTTTCTCTGACTGATGATCAGCGCGCTATCGCCGAAATGGCCGAGAGTGTGTTTCGTGATTATTGCACTGACGAGCGTATGCGCGAGTTTGACCTCGATGCCCAGCCATTCATGCAGCCGCTGTGGCAAACCTGTATTGAGACTGGCCTGCATGCTCTGACCATTCCGGAAGCCTTTGGCGGCAGTGGTATGGGTATCACCGATCTGTATTGTGTGCTCAAGGCTCAGGGGGCGGGGCTTGGCCAAGTGCCCTTGTGGCAGCACCAGTTGGCAGCCTCCTGCGTGGCCCGATTCGCGGGTGATGCTATGGCGGATCTGGTGCAGCAGGCAGCCACTGGCGAGTTGCTGATGAGCTTCTCCCTCAATGGTCTGGCAGCCAGCCACGGTATTGGCCTGCAACTGGAGCAGTCCGATGGACATCTGCTGCTGCAAGGTTCGGTTGGGGCTGTTGATGTCGCCGCCCAGGCTCAGCGTTTGCTGGTGCTGGCCGAGTCTGAGGAAGGGGTACATCTGGTCTTGCTGGACCCGCGTAGCGACGGGGTAGAGCTGGTTGAGGGGACTTACAACCATGGCCTTGCGGTGGCCGATGTGCACTGCCATCAGGTGGTGCTCAGTGGCGATCAGATTCTGCCGGTTCAGGCCGTGGCTTGGCTGGAGCAGCGCGCGATTGCTGCGACGGCGGCGCTGCAGTTGGGTGTCAGTGAAGAGCAAGTCCGCCGTACGGTGGAATATGTCAATCAACGTGTTCAGTTCGACCGGCCGATCGCTACCTTCCAAGCTGTGCAGGTGAGCATGGCGGATGCCCATATCGCCATTGAGGCGTTGCGCAGCGCACTGTTCCAGCTCTGCTACCGGCTGGACAACAGTCTGGCCAGTGACTCTGAAGCGTTAGCGACACGCTATCTGTGTACTGAAATGGCGCATCTGGTTGGCCACAAGGCCCAGCACGTGCATGGCGGGATCGGTGTCGATCTGACTTATCCGATCCATCGTTTCCTTTACTGGAGCCGTTACCTGAGTCAGGTGCTCGGCGGTTCCGCTGCCAGCCTCGAACGTCTGGGGGACTGGTTGGCCAACAATGACAAGCTTGGATGGAAATATGACCTCGATGAAAACCAGAGCCTTTGCTGA
- a CDS encoding bifunctional MaoC family dehydratase N-terminal/OB-fold nucleic acid binding domain-containing protein, whose translation MADQELLDKVQAMVGREYGRVYAWDRVNAPMIRHWCEIMGINNPLYTDAAFARDQGYADVVAPPGMLQVWCMGGLDQESFPEGSSTENNFEVLKVIEPYGYPAVVAVNSDLYFDRQIVAGERLYFTSKLDSVSEEKTTPLGTGFFVTVLMSYFVQAENDGVDEPIGRQLFRVFKFKPAQRPQAQNTEKKAEAKSVKRPLPGVSDDTRFFWEGCEAGKLLIQRCQDCKTLRHPPGPVCSKCHSFAWDTVESTGKGQIYSFVVMHYPEVPPFEYPNPIGLIELDEGVRLIAGLIGVDKDELAIGQRVQVEFQRFDDQQTLPQFRPVTE comes from the coding sequence TTGGCTGATCAAGAACTACTCGACAAGGTACAGGCCATGGTCGGACGCGAATACGGTCGTGTCTATGCCTGGGACCGGGTGAACGCTCCGATGATCCGGCACTGGTGCGAGATCATGGGCATCAATAATCCGTTGTATACCGACGCTGCCTTTGCCCGCGATCAGGGGTATGCAGATGTGGTAGCGCCACCTGGCATGTTGCAGGTCTGGTGCATGGGTGGGCTGGACCAGGAGAGCTTCCCTGAGGGGTCTAGCACGGAGAACAATTTCGAGGTGCTCAAGGTCATCGAGCCTTACGGCTATCCGGCAGTTGTGGCGGTGAACTCTGACCTTTATTTCGACCGTCAGATAGTCGCCGGTGAGCGCCTGTACTTTACCAGCAAGCTGGACAGCGTCAGCGAAGAAAAGACCACCCCGCTGGGAACCGGTTTCTTCGTTACGGTGCTGATGAGCTATTTCGTTCAGGCCGAGAACGACGGTGTTGATGAGCCTATTGGTCGGCAATTGTTCCGAGTGTTCAAGTTCAAGCCGGCTCAACGGCCACAGGCGCAGAACACCGAGAAAAAAGCCGAGGCCAAGTCCGTCAAGCGCCCGTTGCCTGGTGTCAGCGATGATACCCGTTTCTTCTGGGAAGGCTGCGAGGCCGGCAAGCTACTGATTCAGCGTTGTCAGGACTGTAAAACTCTGCGTCATCCGCCGGGGCCCGTGTGCTCAAAATGCCACAGTTTTGCCTGGGATACCGTGGAGTCTACGGGCAAGGGGCAGATCTACTCGTTTGTGGTCATGCACTATCCCGAAGTCCCGCCCTTTGAATACCCCAACCCGATCGGTTTGATTGAGCTGGATGAGGGCGTGCGGCTGATTGCCGGTTTGATCGGGGTCGACAAGGATGAGCTGGCCATTGGGCAGCGTGTCCAGGTGGAATTCCAGCGTTTTGATGACCAGCAAACCCTGCCGCAATTCCGGCCGGTCACTGAATAA
- a CDS encoding SDR family oxidoreductase, with amino-acid sequence MHSPNQLDFSGKVVLITGGTKGIGAGIACGFLAAGAQVVVCGRQQPEHLPQAAGRSARFMAADVRDVEAMAGVFAAVSEHYGRLDVLINNAGGSPHVDAATASPRFSESILRLNLLAPLNTAQQANQLMQQQAEGGVIIFIGSVSASRPSPGTAAYGAAKAGIVSLASSLAVEWAPRVRVLCISPGLIQTEQSHLHYGDAAGIAAVGQTIPVGRMGDPQDIANACVFAASPMAAYFSGTNLLLHGGGEKPAFLAASTAGMA; translated from the coding sequence ATGCACTCCCCCAATCAACTCGACTTCAGCGGCAAAGTGGTACTGATCACCGGCGGGACCAAAGGTATTGGAGCTGGGATAGCCTGTGGTTTCCTGGCTGCGGGTGCCCAGGTTGTCGTTTGTGGTCGCCAACAGCCGGAACATCTGCCGCAGGCGGCGGGGCGCAGTGCCCGGTTCATGGCGGCTGATGTGCGTGATGTAGAAGCCATGGCAGGAGTGTTTGCCGCCGTCAGCGAGCATTACGGCCGGCTCGATGTTTTGATCAACAATGCCGGTGGTAGTCCGCATGTGGACGCGGCGACAGCATCGCCACGCTTTAGCGAAAGCATTCTGCGGCTCAACCTGCTCGCTCCTTTAAACACCGCCCAGCAAGCCAACCAGTTGATGCAACAGCAGGCTGAAGGTGGCGTGATCATTTTCATTGGCTCGGTCAGCGCATCGCGCCCATCGCCTGGTACGGCTGCTTATGGTGCGGCAAAGGCCGGCATCGTGTCACTGGCCAGCTCTCTGGCGGTTGAATGGGCGCCGCGTGTACGGGTGTTGTGCATCAGTCCTGGTCTTATCCAGACCGAGCAATCTCATTTGCATTATGGCGATGCTGCGGGTATCGCAGCGGTCGGTCAGACCATTCCTGTCGGTCGCATGGGTGATCCGCAGGATATCGCCAATGCCTGTGTCTTCGCTGCCTCTCCGATGGCGGCTTATTTCAGTGGTACCAACCTGCTGTTGCATGGCGGAGGCGAGAAGCCAGCGTTTCTGGCTGCTTCGACCGCCGGCATGGCGTGA
- a CDS encoding enoyl-CoA hydratase translates to MSDTDPAILLLEHPAPGVARLTLNRPKVSNALSLDLQAALSEQFSLLATDPDVRCIILTGGDTVFAAGGDISSMAGVGPIDIVQRHTERVWAPIQHCPKPVIAAVCGYAYGGGCELAMHADILIAGKSARFCQPEIRIGIMPGIGGTQRLVRAVGKAKAMQMALTGRPITAEEAWVSGLVSEVVDDQQVQSVALEQASLIAGMPPLAAEQIKEVILAGMDASLEAGLALERKANALLFASQDQKEGMQAFIEKRRPRFSGQ, encoded by the coding sequence ATGTCGGATACAGACCCTGCCATTCTGCTGCTTGAACACCCAGCCCCCGGAGTCGCCCGCCTGACCCTGAACCGCCCGAAGGTAAGCAACGCTCTGAGTCTGGACCTGCAGGCAGCGCTGTCCGAACAGTTCAGCTTGCTGGCAACAGATCCCGATGTGCGCTGCATCATTCTTACTGGCGGCGATACGGTTTTTGCCGCCGGTGGCGACATATCCAGCATGGCTGGCGTTGGCCCGATCGATATCGTGCAACGTCACACTGAACGCGTCTGGGCTCCCATACAACATTGCCCCAAGCCGGTGATCGCCGCTGTGTGTGGTTACGCCTACGGCGGAGGCTGTGAGCTAGCCATGCATGCCGACATCCTTATCGCCGGCAAGAGTGCACGCTTCTGCCAGCCGGAAATTCGCATTGGCATCATGCCTGGCATTGGCGGAACTCAACGCCTGGTACGCGCGGTTGGCAAGGCCAAAGCCATGCAGATGGCCCTTACCGGGCGCCCAATCACTGCGGAGGAAGCCTGGGTCAGCGGTCTGGTCAGCGAAGTGGTCGATGATCAACAGGTTCAGAGCGTTGCTCTGGAACAGGCCAGTCTGATTGCTGGCATGCCGCCCTTGGCGGCAGAACAGATCAAGGAAGTCATTCTTGCCGGCATGGATGCCTCGCTGGAGGCTGGCTTGGCACTTGAGCGCAAGGCCAATGCCCTACTGTTCGCCTCGCAGGATCAGAAAGAAGGCATGCAAGCCTTTATTGAAAAACGCCGGCCCAGGTTCAGCGGCCAATAA
- a CDS encoding SDR family NAD(P)-dependent oxidoreductase, which produces MNSPLFSLEGQVALVTGAGRGMGLGIAETLARLGATVAINDYYPERAQAAAAQLTEQGLKAIAAPADVTDYQAVELMARDIEKQVGGIDIFVSNAGVPVTGMGYKKFIESSRDDWQDFINLNLFGLMNACHVIVPGMIERGYGRIVAITSESWRAGLPMGIAAYAASKAGAVGFIRHLAAETGRKGITVNALSLGTMNNWDSEELAKKTCFVPRAGSPQDVGAGVAYFASREASWVTGQVLPLNGGSLTA; this is translated from the coding sequence ATGAACAGCCCCCTGTTTTCGCTTGAAGGACAAGTGGCCCTAGTCACCGGTGCAGGCCGTGGCATGGGCCTGGGTATCGCTGAAACGCTGGCCAGGCTGGGCGCCACAGTCGCAATCAACGATTACTATCCCGAGCGCGCGCAAGCTGCGGCGGCTCAGCTAACTGAACAGGGCCTCAAGGCTATTGCCGCCCCTGCCGATGTTACCGACTATCAAGCCGTTGAATTGATGGCCCGCGACATTGAGAAACAGGTCGGCGGGATTGATATTTTCGTCTCCAATGCCGGAGTACCGGTCACCGGCATGGGTTACAAAAAGTTCATCGAATCAAGCCGGGATGACTGGCAAGACTTCATCAATCTAAACCTGTTCGGACTGATGAATGCCTGTCATGTAATCGTGCCCGGCATGATTGAGCGTGGCTATGGCCGTATCGTCGCAATCACCTCAGAGTCCTGGCGCGCCGGACTGCCGATGGGCATTGCCGCCTACGCCGCCTCCAAGGCGGGTGCTGTGGGCTTCATCCGCCATCTGGCCGCTGAAACCGGACGCAAGGGAATCACCGTCAACGCCTTGTCTCTCGGCACCATGAACAACTGGGATTCCGAGGAACTGGCGAAGAAAACCTGCTTTGTGCCTAGAGCCGGATCACCTCAGGATGTCGGTGCCGGGGTGGCCTACTTCGCCTCCAGGGAAGCCAGCTGGGTAACCGGACAGGTACTACCGCTCAACGGAGGCAGCCTGACGGCCTGA